Proteins encoded within one genomic window of Eurosta solidaginis isolate ZX-2024a chromosome 1, ASM4086904v1, whole genome shotgun sequence:
- the BckdhA gene encoding 2-oxoisovalerate dehydrogenase subunit alpha, mitochondrial, which translates to MSLLRHTIKYAKRITNKQFPKQTANVAQSMVHHRCSSAVSADHPSQFPGAKASFVLKPKLTLHTDYEPLPIYRVMDNEGYIADESQDPQLSKDVLQKMFNDMVLLNTMDKILYESQRQGRISFYMTNFGEEAVAIGSAAALEMRDLIYAQYREAGVLVWRGFTVEQFIDQCYGNCDDLGRGKQMPVHYGSKELNFVTLSSPLATQMPQAVGSSYAMKLQPNNDACVVCYFGEGAASEGDAHAAFNFAATLECPIILFCRNNGFAISTPSHEQYNGDGIAARGHGYGMASIRVDGTDIFATYNAMKLVREYVLRENKPVVFEAMTYRVGHHSTSDDSSAYRSTEEIEIWNSVEHPISKLKSYMVRKGWFNESEEKEFIKDVRKKVLKQIGLSEKKLKPNWKEMFDGVYDKMPVHLAEQMNELEQHISKHKEHYPVKKFKL; encoded by the exons ATGTCCCTACTACGCCACACAATCAAGTATGCTAAGCGCATCACTAACAAACAATTTCCTAAACAAACTGCAAATGTG GCGCAATCAATGGTTCATCATAGATGTAGTAGTGCTGTATCAGCTGATCACCCTTCCCAATTTCCTGGTGCTAAAGCATCATTTGTTTTAAAACCAAAATTAACTTTACATACTGACTATGAGCCTTTACCCATTTATCGTGTCATGGATAATGAAGGCTATATTGCTGATGAATCTCAAGATCCGCAATTGAGCAAAGATGTCTTACAAAAGATGTTCAATGATATGGTTTTACTTAATACAATGGACAAAATTTTATATGAATCTCAGCGCCAAGGACGTATTTCATTTTATATGACAAATTTTGGTGAGGAAGCAGTAGCTATTGGAAGTGCTGCGGCGCTGGAAATGCGTGATTTAATCTATGCTCAATATCGTGAAGCTGGTGTTTTAGTTTGGCGTGGTTTTACTGTTGAACAATTTATTGATCAATGTTATGGTAATTGTGATGATCTAGGACGTGGCAAACAAATGCCAGTACATTATGGTAGCAAAGAACTTAATTTTGTAACACTTTCTAGCCCTTTGG CAACACAAATGCCTCAAGCAGTAGGTTCTTCATATGCAATGAAGTTACAGCCAAATAATGATGCATGTGTTGTTTGCTACTTTGGAGAAGGTGCCGCCTCTGAAGGTGATGCGCATGCTGCTTTTAATTTTGCAGCTACACTCGAATGCccaataattttattttg CCGCAACAATGGTTTTGCAATTTCCACTCCCTCGCATGAACAATATAATGGTGATGGTATTGCTGCACGTGGCCATGGTTATGGTATGGCAAGTATACGCGTTGATGGCACAGATATATTTGCAACATACAATGCCATGAAGCTTGTACGTGAATATGTACTACGTGAAAATAAACCTGTTGTTTTTGAGGCAATGACTTATCG CGTTGGTCACCACTCAACATCGGATGATAGTTCGGCTTATAGATCAACTGAAGAAATTGAAATATGGAATTCAGTTGAACATCCTATATCTAAGCTAAAGAGTTATATGGTTCGAAAAGGCTGGTTTAATGAGTCCGAAGAAAAGGAGTTTATAAAAGATGTGcgcaaaaaagttttaaaacaaataGGCTTGTCTGAGAAAAAGCTTAAACCCAATTGGAAGGAAATGTTCGATGGCGTTTATGATAAAATGCCTGTGCACTTAGCTGAACAAATGAACGAATTGGAGCAACATATCAGTAAACATAAAGAACACTATCCagtgaaaaaatttaaactttaa
- the RnpS1 gene encoding RNA-binding protein with serine-rich domain 1-B encodes MAHERSPSAEAAKDAKDGKDNTTKDVKPKVTSSSISNRGRDRERRRRGSASSSSDSSGSSSDSSSSRSSSGSGSRSSSSSTSGSSSSSSSSSSDTDRSANKRRRPGAAGGGGGSGGGGGGGNTTTARKSGSRSPRRSKSPRTVNKARKDTSRSKDRDRERERTERDRTDHRDRDRDRERNERERRRSRSRSRSKERERARRTSNDRSGGDITTTKRERSKERERDKRSRSGSRRRVRSSAERSPAAKRRERTRSRSPTPKPTRIHVGRLTRNVTKDHVAEIFSCFGEVKNVEFPTDRFHPNFGRGIAYVEYATAEECEAAMKQMDGGQIDGQEVTVSPVLAPKIRTVVRRPSPIMRRPANRWRSPPLFNRFNNRGRRSPPRGGRRSPRRRSRSPIRRRRRSNSSDSSR; translated from the exons at GGCTCACGAGCGCTCGCCATCTGCCGAGGCGGCAAAAGATGCAAAGGACGGTAAAGATAACACGACAAAAGATGTAAAACCAAAAGTAACCTCATCATCGATTTCAAACCGTGGGCGAGACCGTGAACGTAGAAGGCGTGGTTCGGCATCATCCAGCAGCGATAGTAGTGGCAG ttcttcagaTAGCAGTTCATCGCGAAGCAGCTCTGGATCTGGTTCACGGTCTAGCTCATCCAGTACAAGTGGTTCATcttcgtcatcatcatcatcctctaGTGACACAGATCGTAGTGCAAACAAGCGTCGTCGGCCAGGTGCTGCCGGTGGTGGAGGCGGTagcggtggcggcggcggcggaGGTAATACAACTACAGCACGCAAAAGTGGCTCACGTTCACCGCGCCGCTCTAAATCACCACGGACCGTAAACAAGGCACGCAAAGACACTTCGCGATCAAAGGACAGAGATCGTGAGCGTGAGCGTACAGAACGTGATCGTACAGACCATAGAGATCGCGACAGAGATAGAGAGCGTAATGAACGTGAACGTCGTCGTTCACGCAGCCGTTCTCGATCCAAGGAACGTGAACGTGCCCGACGTACATCGAACGATCGAAGTGGTGGTGACATTACAACTACTAAACGTGAACGTTCCAAGGAACGCGAACGTGACAAGCGTTCACGTTCAGGGTCTCGTCGTCGGGTACGCAGTTCTGCTGAACGCAGCCCAGCAGCCAAGAGACGTGAACGTACACGCTCACGATCACCTACACCCAAACCTACACGTATTCATGTTGGACGTTTGACACGCAACGTAACCAAAGATCATGTAGCTGAAATTTTTAGTTGCTTTGGGGAGGTGAAAAATGTAGAATTTCCAACAGATCGATTTCATCCAAATTTTGGACGCGGCATTGCATATGTTGAGTATGCAACAGCTGAGGAATGTGAAGCAGCTATGAAACAAATGGACGGAGGACAAATTGATGGGCAAGAAGTTACAGTATCACCGGTATTAGCACCAAAAATACGTACAGTGGTCAGACGCCCTTCACCCATAATGCGACGTCCTGCCAATCGTTGGCGTTCACCGCCACTATTTAACCGTTTTAATAATCGCGGCAGACGTTCTCCTCCACGTGGTGGTAGACGTTCACCACGCCGTCGCTCACGCTCCCCGATACGTCGTCGCCGACGAAGCAACAGCTCGGACAGCTCACGTTAA
- the LOC137251008 gene encoding probable tRNA (uracil-O(2)-)-methyltransferase encodes MDDIITDKQFWTGVGILIQNYHAINRKIFGCILHKVLKVKKGIKIISCKDDQQLQDICLNRTGYDVIEITEAAFHSSLNTISEANSNQDQEQYEGFILVFKFLTKKLQKNIEAIGKIDLICKIYTCQFLSEDLDDYSVQINNGELLFSALDQHALDKNKRWIDFVLKPKLLKWCKKPTVEASDTGDVTKQPKSLQLVDLESYNELYKSLKCKYAHKALMCWKTAKESTDPLKFIYEDLAISAYLISVWKRVGPPTGFADLGCGNGLLVYILSEEGYNGYGYDVRARKIWSCYPKTTRLIEQTIEPQIFKAPEDVDWLIGNHSDELSPWVPILAATRSFQTHYFLLPCCAYELSGAKFQRRNTGSSVYKDFYAYLQTLSQKCGYATLKDRLKIPSTKRLALVGYERTHSRDDFDKKLKEIANLVEEERMKYGNGISEVDIKLRDRNELVRNCTKIDKNIIDALVLKIFQQLLSAASIMPEKTNEEANRWQCGNALRMCEIVKSLDKNELQNIKAECGGIKTLLRNKHEIFEFIEKERVRVRKPQLHVATQAKEKLQTVKKRNCFFFLHHPDGCPLLDEQCSFIH; translated from the exons ATGGATGACATAATCACAGACAAGCAGTTTTGGACTGGAGTCGGAATCTTGATTCAAAACTATCATGCAATTAATAGAAAAATATTCGGATGTATACTACATAAAGTGCTTAAAGTCAAAAAGGGAATTAAAATAATTAGCTGTAAAGACGACCAACAGCTGCAAGATATATGCTTGAATCGCACAGGATATGACGTTATTGAAATAACAGAAGCGGCATTCCATTCTTCTCTCAATACAATAAGCGAAGCTAACTCTAACCAAGACCAAGAACAATATGAAggatttattttggtttttaagtttttgactaaaaaattacaaaaaaacattGAAGCTATTGGCAAAATAG ATTTGATCTGCAAAATATACACCTGTCAATTTTTAAGCGAAGATTTGGATGATTATTCCGTACAGATAAATAATGGCGAATTATTATTTAGCGCATTAGACCAACACGCATTGGACAAAAACAAAAGATGGATTGACTTTGTACTGAAACCAAAACTATTAAAATGGTGCAAGAAGCCGACTGTGGAAGCTTCAGATACCGGAGACGTGACGAAGCAACCGAAATCATTGCAATTAGTTGATTTGGAAAGCTACAACGAACTTTATAAATCACTTAAATGCAAATATGCACACAAAGCTTTAATG TGTTGGAAAACGGCAAAAGAGTCAACGGATCCATTGAAATTCATTTACGAAGACTTAGCGATATCTGCTTATTTAATCTCTGTGTGGAAACGAGTTGGTCCACCAACAGGGTTTGCTGATCTGGGTTGTGGTAATGGTTTGTTGGTATATATACTATCAGAAGAAGGTTACAATGGGTATGGTTATGATGTACGTGCACGCAAAATATGGTCTTGTTATCCAAAAACAACACGTTTAATTGAGCAAACAATTGAGCCGCAAATATTTAAGGCACCTGAAGATGTAGATTGGCTTATTGGTAATCACTCTGATGAGCTTTCACCATGGGTGCCCATTTTAGCAGCAACAAGAAGCTTTCAAACGCATTACTTTTTGCTGCCATGTTGTGCTTATGAATTATCAGGTGCAAAATTTCAACGGCGCAATACTGGCAGTAGTGTATATAAAGATTTCTATGCTTATTTACAGACGCTTTCTCAAAAATGCGGCTATGCGACACTTAAAGATCGCTTAAAAATCCCCAGTACAAAGCGTTTAGCATTAGTAGGATATGAacgcacacattctagggatgATTTCGATAAAAAGCTAAAAGAGATTGCAAACCTAGTTGAAGAAGAGCGTATGAAATATGGTAACGGTATATCAGAAGTTGACATTAAGTTGCGTGATAGGAATGAGTTAGTACGAAATTGtactaaaattgataaaaatattaTAGATGcattagttttgaaaatatttcaacaACTATTATCCGCTGCAAGCATAATGCCTGAAAAAACCAATGAAGAAGCTAATAGATGGCAATGCGGGAACGCTTTGCGTATGTGTGAAATTGTTAAAAGTTTGGATAAGAATGAGTTGCAAAATATTAAAGCGGAATGTGGTGGCATCAAAACTTTACTACGTAATAAACATGAAATATTTGAGTTTATTGAAAAAGAACGCGTTCGCGTAAGGAAACCGCAGTTACACGTAGCAACGCAAGCAAaagaaaaactgcaaacggttaAGAAACGTAATTGCTTCTTTTTCTTACATCATCCCGATGGATGTCCTTTGTTGGATGAACAATGCTCCTTCATACATTGA